The following are encoded together in the Humulus lupulus chromosome 5, drHumLupu1.1, whole genome shotgun sequence genome:
- the LOC133777905 gene encoding uncharacterized protein LOC133777905, producing the protein METNGSGSIGFSQPVIPIFKGECYEFWSIKMKTLFRSQDLWDLVETGFNKNEADEGHLRENKKKDSKALFFLQQAVDDTIFSRIAMASTSKEGWETLQKEFMGSSKVKARVG; encoded by the exons ATGGAAACAAATGGCAGTGGCTCCATTGGCTTTTCTCAACCCGTTATTCCTATTTTCAAAGGAGAGTGCTATGAATTTTGGAGTATCAAAATGAAGACCCTCTTCAGATCTCAAGACCTTTGGGATTTAGTGGAGACTGGCTTCAACAAAAATGAAGCAGATGAAGGGCATTTGAGGGAAAATAAGAAGAAAGATTCAAAGGCATTATTCTTTCTTCAACAAGCAGTTGATGACACCATTTTTTCTAGAATTGCAATGGCATCGACCTCAAAGGAGGGTTGGGAAACACTGCAGAAAGAATTTATGGGCTCATCAAAG gtaaaggcaagggtaggctga